In Lepisosteus oculatus isolate fLepOcu1 chromosome 15, fLepOcu1.hap2, whole genome shotgun sequence, one genomic interval encodes:
- the si:ch211-214p13.9 gene encoding cell surface glycoprotein CD200 receptor 1 isoform X2 yields MTENWIVKVIFFLTFYASLSLAINEHRSEIVELDRSVDLMCTNQTWNNTIFVVWKKKKGGKEECNIAKRTIEPEVNSCNDGKRIQNRQNGTFLHIPHFQYKDEGIYYCEVVYQGGLHASQINVSARVPPKINLVYDITQKMATCTAANSKPAANISWIGVSNWTEKTTKNPDHTYTVESSASIPDNTSLQNVSCVVEHPVWKEGVHKTVGLPLENFPSFPLTWTIISVSLSGFVVLILVASFFIRKHLSKIRNCCKSSIPAPPPANRKQDVEELEPYASYVERVNSIYNSSAELCNA; encoded by the exons ATGACAGAGAACTGGATTGTTaaagttattttctttctgacTTTTTATGCTAGTCTGAGTCTGGCGATTAACG AACACAGAAGTGAGATTGTTGAACTGGACAGGAGTGTTGATCTGATGTGCACAAACCAGACCTGGAACAACACGATATTTGTTGtctggaagaaaaagaaaggagGGAAAGAGGAGTGTAATATAGCAAAGAGAACCATTGAGCCAGAAGTTAATTCCTGTAATGATGGAAAAAGGATACAAAACAGACAgaatggaacatttctgcacatCCCTCATTTTCAGTACAAGGATGAAGGGATTTACTACTGTGAGGTAGTTTATCAGGGAGGCTTGCACGCTTCACAGATCAACGTGTCTGCTAGAG TTCCACCGAAGATAAATTTGGTGTATGACATCACCCAGAAGATGGCCACTTGTACAGCAGCAAACAGTAAACCAGCCGCCAACATTTCCTGGATTGGAGTGTCAAACTGGACCGAGAAAACCACCAAGAACCCAGATCACACGTACACTGTGGAGAGCTCGGCCAGCATCCCTGACAACACATCCCTGCAGAATGTGTCCTGTGTAGTTGAGCACCCAGTTTGGAAGGAGGGTGTACATAAGACCGTCGGACTACCTCTTGAAA attTCCCTTCTTTCCCTCTCACGTGGACGATCATTTCTGTAAGCTTATCCGGATTTGTAGTTCTCATTCTTGTAGCATCCTTCTTTATAAGAAAACATCTAAGCAAAATCAG AAATTGCTGCAAATCCAGCATTCCTGCACCACCTCCAGCCAACAGAAAACAG GATGTGGAAGAACTCGAGCCTTATGCAAGCTATGTTGAACGGGTGAACTCTATCTACAACTCATCAGCAGAGCTGTGCAATGCATAG
- the si:ch211-214p13.9 gene encoding cell surface glycoprotein CD200 receptor 1-A isoform X1 — MTENWIVKVIFFLTFYASLSLAINESGSNFTGTTPLSTHVTSTNPLGVMEHRSEIVELDRSVDLMCTNQTWNNTIFVVWKKKKGGKEECNIAKRTIEPEVNSCNDGKRIQNRQNGTFLHIPHFQYKDEGIYYCEVVYQGGLHASQINVSARVPPKINLVYDITQKMATCTAANSKPAANISWIGVSNWTEKTTKNPDHTYTVESSASIPDNTSLQNVSCVVEHPVWKEGVHKTVGLPLENFPSFPLTWTIISVSLSGFVVLILVASFFIRKHLSKIRNCCKSSIPAPPPANRKQDVEELEPYASYVERVNSIYNSSAELCNA; from the exons ATGACAGAGAACTGGATTGTTaaagttattttctttctgacTTTTTATGCTAGTCTGAGTCTGGCGATTAACG AAAGTGGTTCTAATTTCACTGGAACAACGCCACTGTCAACGCATGTAACATCGACTAATCCTTTGGGAGTAATGG AACACAGAAGTGAGATTGTTGAACTGGACAGGAGTGTTGATCTGATGTGCACAAACCAGACCTGGAACAACACGATATTTGTTGtctggaagaaaaagaaaggagGGAAAGAGGAGTGTAATATAGCAAAGAGAACCATTGAGCCAGAAGTTAATTCCTGTAATGATGGAAAAAGGATACAAAACAGACAgaatggaacatttctgcacatCCCTCATTTTCAGTACAAGGATGAAGGGATTTACTACTGTGAGGTAGTTTATCAGGGAGGCTTGCACGCTTCACAGATCAACGTGTCTGCTAGAG TTCCACCGAAGATAAATTTGGTGTATGACATCACCCAGAAGATGGCCACTTGTACAGCAGCAAACAGTAAACCAGCCGCCAACATTTCCTGGATTGGAGTGTCAAACTGGACCGAGAAAACCACCAAGAACCCAGATCACACGTACACTGTGGAGAGCTCGGCCAGCATCCCTGACAACACATCCCTGCAGAATGTGTCCTGTGTAGTTGAGCACCCAGTTTGGAAGGAGGGTGTACATAAGACCGTCGGACTACCTCTTGAAA attTCCCTTCTTTCCCTCTCACGTGGACGATCATTTCTGTAAGCTTATCCGGATTTGTAGTTCTCATTCTTGTAGCATCCTTCTTTATAAGAAAACATCTAAGCAAAATCAG AAATTGCTGCAAATCCAGCATTCCTGCACCACCTCCAGCCAACAGAAAACAG GATGTGGAAGAACTCGAGCCTTATGCAAGCTATGTTGAACGGGTGAACTCTATCTACAACTCATCAGCAGAGCTGTGCAATGCATAG